From one Vespula vulgaris chromosome 25, iyVesVulg1.1, whole genome shotgun sequence genomic stretch:
- the LOC127072349 gene encoding OTU domain-containing protein 7B-like isoform X2 yields the protein MSGALSMYDGLEKETTSNNALESGSGATKKLARGISRATENAAIVSYARSQFATLGSLDTPEFTFSLPDLSVYPDSFRQFLEKDLIEGGCLSSLEAAGRLNWWCSGKNGSNRVLWPLATSGDGNCLLHAASLGMWGFHDRLLTLRETLHNTLNKGEYRHALFRRWKWRQMGLNAAAGLSYTEAEWISEWQTIVDMASPILRNQTATSYQSLEEVHVLALAHVLRRPIIVIAETMLKDAEGVALAPIPFGGVYLPLEVSSSNCHRTPLLLAYHSAHFSPLVTVHGHNDIGDDSNEGVSIPLVDPDTGQILPVLFAVDPGPDWDWIEGSRDLLPCEQSTMEILIRDYLDCEYVNFTSEEIDRLSDTDGSLSKTAKQLLGVAKQFGSIGKSMSKKFWFTKRPKSPPSSSSGNSTEGLLCIKMKSRRHQYVDQMLQNYLECAHARYLQDHQIDDTGCEMNYGAGKSKFYAASDHGSHACVKECRSEHCQFFGSPENEYYCSQCWANRRYR from the exons AAAAAGTTGGCCAGAGGAATTTCTAGAGCGACAGAAAATGCAGCTATAGTTTCATACGCGCGTTCTCAATTCGCTACATTAGGTTCTTTGGATACGCCTgaatttacattttcattacCGGACTTGTCCGTATATCCAG ATTCGTTTCGTCAATTTCTGGAGAAAGATTTGATAGAAGGTGGATGTTTATCTTCGTTAGAAGCCGCAGGAAGATTAAATTGGTGGTGCAGTGGGAAAAATGGAAGCAATAGAGTTCTATGGCCATTAGCAACTTCGGGAGATGGTAATTGTTTGCTTCATGCAGCTTCTCTCGGTATGTGGGGTTTCCACGATCGATTGCTTACATTGAGAGAAACTTTGCATAATACATTGAATAAGGGAGAGTATCGACATGCTCTTTTTAG aaGATGGAAATGGCGTCAAATGGGTTTAAATGCTGCCGCTGGTTTATCTTATACAGAAGCCGAATGGATATCGGAATGGCAAACCATAGTAGATATGGCATCACCGATACTAAGGAATCAAACAGCTACTTCTTATCAAAGTCTTGAAGAG GTACATGTATTGGCATTGGCTCATGTTTTAAGGAGACCTATAATAGTAATAGCTGAAACAATGTTAAAAGATGCGGAAGGAGTAGCTTTGGCACCTATACCATTCGGAGGTGTATATCTTCCGTTGGAAGTATCATCTTCTAATTGTCATAGAACTCCCTTATTATTGGCGTATCATTCTGCACACTTCTCACCATTAGTTACTGTTCATGGACATAATGACATTGGTGATGATAGTAACGAAGGAGTTAGTATACCTTTGGTTGATCCTGACACAGGTCAAATATTACCAGTTTTATTTGCTGTAGATCCTGGTCCTGATTGGGATTGGATCGAAGGATCACGTGATTTGTTGCCTTGCGAGCAAAGCacg atggAGATATTGATAAGAGATTATTTAGACTGCGAATATGTTAATTTCACATCGGAAGAAATTGATAGGTTGTCCGATACAGATGGTTCCTTGTCAAAAACAGCGAAACAATTGTTAGGTGTTGCGAAACAATTTGGATCGATTGGAAAGTCTATGAGTAAAAAGTTTTGGTTTACAAAGAGACCGAAAAGTCCACCGTCTTCTTCCAGTGGTAATTCTACCGAAGGATTATTATGCATCAAAATGAAAAGTAGACGTCATCAATATGTCGATCAGATGTTACAAAACTACCTCGAATGTGCCCATGCCag GTATCTTCAAGATCATCAAATAGACGATACTGGCTGTGAAATGAATTACGGTGCAGGCAAATCAAAATTCTATGCAGCGAGTGATCATGGTAGTCAT gcTTGCGTAAAGGAGTGTCGCAGTGAACATTGCCAATTTTTTGGCTCACcggaaaatgaatattattgttCACAATGTTGGGCTAATCGACGTTATCGctga
- the LOC127072349 gene encoding OTU domain-containing protein 7B-like isoform X1, translating into MSGALSMYDGLEKETTSNNALESGSGATKKLARGISRATENAAIVSYARSQFATLGSLDTPEFTFSLPDLSVYPDSFRQFLEKDLIEGGCLSSLEAAGRLNWWCSGKNGSNRVLWPLATSGDGNCLLHAASLGMWGFHDRLLTLRETLHNTLNKGEYRHALFRRWKWRQMGLNAAAGLSYTEAEWISEWQTIVDMASPILRNQTATSYQSLEEVHVLALAHVLRRPIIVIAETMLKDAEGVALAPIPFGGVYLPLEVSSSNCHRTPLLLAYHSAHFSPLVTVHGHNDIGDDSNEGVSIPLVDPDTGQILPVLFAVDPGPDWDWIEGSRDLLPCEQSTMEILIRDYLDCEYVNFTSEEIDRLSDTDGSLSKTAKQLLGVAKQFGSIGKSMSKKFWFTKRPKSPPSSSSGNSTEGLLCIKMKSRRHQYVDQMLQNYLECAHARYLQDHQIDDTGCEMNYGAGKSKFYAASDHGSHASVSKLLPTHPNKDRTLYLSRSTFYNDHTSPEKADRQSWNSNLRACVKECRSEHCQFFGSPENEYYCSQCWANRRYR; encoded by the exons AAAAAGTTGGCCAGAGGAATTTCTAGAGCGACAGAAAATGCAGCTATAGTTTCATACGCGCGTTCTCAATTCGCTACATTAGGTTCTTTGGATACGCCTgaatttacattttcattacCGGACTTGTCCGTATATCCAG ATTCGTTTCGTCAATTTCTGGAGAAAGATTTGATAGAAGGTGGATGTTTATCTTCGTTAGAAGCCGCAGGAAGATTAAATTGGTGGTGCAGTGGGAAAAATGGAAGCAATAGAGTTCTATGGCCATTAGCAACTTCGGGAGATGGTAATTGTTTGCTTCATGCAGCTTCTCTCGGTATGTGGGGTTTCCACGATCGATTGCTTACATTGAGAGAAACTTTGCATAATACATTGAATAAGGGAGAGTATCGACATGCTCTTTTTAG aaGATGGAAATGGCGTCAAATGGGTTTAAATGCTGCCGCTGGTTTATCTTATACAGAAGCCGAATGGATATCGGAATGGCAAACCATAGTAGATATGGCATCACCGATACTAAGGAATCAAACAGCTACTTCTTATCAAAGTCTTGAAGAG GTACATGTATTGGCATTGGCTCATGTTTTAAGGAGACCTATAATAGTAATAGCTGAAACAATGTTAAAAGATGCGGAAGGAGTAGCTTTGGCACCTATACCATTCGGAGGTGTATATCTTCCGTTGGAAGTATCATCTTCTAATTGTCATAGAACTCCCTTATTATTGGCGTATCATTCTGCACACTTCTCACCATTAGTTACTGTTCATGGACATAATGACATTGGTGATGATAGTAACGAAGGAGTTAGTATACCTTTGGTTGATCCTGACACAGGTCAAATATTACCAGTTTTATTTGCTGTAGATCCTGGTCCTGATTGGGATTGGATCGAAGGATCACGTGATTTGTTGCCTTGCGAGCAAAGCacg atggAGATATTGATAAGAGATTATTTAGACTGCGAATATGTTAATTTCACATCGGAAGAAATTGATAGGTTGTCCGATACAGATGGTTCCTTGTCAAAAACAGCGAAACAATTGTTAGGTGTTGCGAAACAATTTGGATCGATTGGAAAGTCTATGAGTAAAAAGTTTTGGTTTACAAAGAGACCGAAAAGTCCACCGTCTTCTTCCAGTGGTAATTCTACCGAAGGATTATTATGCATCAAAATGAAAAGTAGACGTCATCAATATGTCGATCAGATGTTACAAAACTACCTCGAATGTGCCCATGCCag GTATCTTCAAGATCATCAAATAGACGATACTGGCTGTGAAATGAATTACGGTGCAGGCAAATCAAAATTCTATGCAGCGAGTGATCATGGTAGTCATGCAAGTGTCAGCAAATTATTACCAACGCATCCAAATAAAGACCGTACGCTTTATCTTTCAAG ATCAACATTCTATAACGATCATACGTCGCCTGAAAAGGCTGATCGACAGTCATGGAATAGTAATTTGCGG gcTTGCGTAAAGGAGTGTCGCAGTGAACATTGCCAATTTTTTGGCTCACcggaaaatgaatattattgttCACAATGTTGGGCTAATCGACGTTATCGctga